A stretch of the Bdellovibrio sp. 22V genome encodes the following:
- the glmS gene encoding glutamine--fructose-6-phosphate transaminase (isomerizing), translated as MCGIVGYLGPQNPKDIIISGLKKLEYRGYDSAGVAILDQGKTKRVRAQGKLKALEEKLTTEKFDGHIGIGHTRWATHGKPSERNAHPHQVRGINLVHNGIIENYLDIREELVAQGAEITSDTDSELVAHLIANEVENTKDLFKAVESVLNKLRGAFSIVVMWEHQPDRLVAFKDGPPLVVGLGEKESFVASDVQALIQYTKKFVYLEDREIVAINGTDVQFFSANGFPIQKKVVELNWNPEMVEKQGYAHYMLKEIYEQPRAVAAAIEPHVNPEFFTVALKNIGFGGHPVQKLDELDSAADWTKTQAVLKDIERVFIIACGTSNYAGMVGKYLIEQLAKVPVECDIASEFRYRNPVIPPKTLVMTISQSGETADTLAAIRMAKEMGATTLSICNVRNSTIDREAHGHMYMNSGPEIGVASTKAFTSTMAVLNCFAIAMARVRGVMDAATEKDLVKTLLALPSQMEGVLAYDKYFEEASSKLKLFRGFLYMGRGTSFPIAMEGALKLKELAYMHAEGYAAGEMKHGPLALIDERMAIVMVAPTDHLYEKTISNLEEARARGGKVISIGTGDNEKLRAISEYYLSIPKAHWTANAILSVIPLQLMSYHLACNLGYDVDQPRNLAKSVTVE; from the coding sequence ATGTGCGGTATCGTTGGTTATCTAGGACCACAAAATCCAAAAGACATTATTATCAGCGGCCTTAAAAAGCTTGAGTATCGCGGTTATGACAGCGCGGGCGTGGCTATTCTTGATCAAGGCAAAACGAAACGCGTGCGCGCGCAGGGCAAACTTAAAGCTCTGGAAGAAAAGCTGACCACGGAAAAATTCGACGGTCATATCGGTATCGGTCATACGCGCTGGGCGACTCACGGAAAGCCTTCTGAAAGAAACGCCCATCCGCACCAAGTGCGCGGAATCAATCTTGTGCACAACGGGATTATTGAAAACTATCTTGATATCCGTGAAGAACTTGTCGCTCAAGGCGCTGAAATCACTTCCGACACAGACTCTGAACTTGTGGCGCATTTGATCGCGAACGAAGTTGAAAACACAAAGGACCTGTTTAAAGCGGTTGAAAGCGTTCTGAACAAGCTTCGCGGTGCCTTTTCAATTGTGGTGATGTGGGAACATCAACCGGATCGTTTGGTGGCATTTAAAGACGGTCCTCCTTTAGTGGTGGGCTTGGGCGAAAAAGAATCTTTTGTCGCCAGCGATGTGCAAGCGCTTATTCAGTACACGAAAAAGTTTGTGTATCTTGAAGATCGCGAGATCGTGGCAATCAACGGCACGGACGTTCAGTTCTTCTCTGCCAACGGTTTCCCGATTCAGAAGAAAGTCGTCGAGCTCAACTGGAATCCAGAGATGGTTGAAAAGCAGGGTTACGCGCATTACATGCTCAAAGAAATTTACGAGCAACCTCGTGCCGTGGCCGCCGCGATTGAACCGCATGTGAATCCGGAGTTCTTCACTGTCGCTCTTAAAAATATCGGCTTCGGCGGTCACCCTGTTCAGAAATTGGACGAGTTGGACAGCGCTGCGGATTGGACAAAAACGCAAGCCGTCTTGAAGGACATCGAACGCGTATTCATCATCGCGTGCGGAACTTCGAACTATGCCGGCATGGTCGGTAAATACTTGATCGAGCAATTGGCGAAAGTTCCAGTAGAGTGCGATATCGCCAGTGAATTCCGTTACCGCAATCCGGTGATTCCGCCAAAAACTTTGGTTATGACGATTTCCCAAAGTGGAGAGACTGCCGATACGTTAGCAGCGATCCGCATGGCGAAAGAAATGGGCGCAACGACTTTGAGCATCTGTAACGTGCGTAACTCGACGATTGATCGCGAGGCCCACGGTCACATGTACATGAATTCGGGCCCTGAGATCGGAGTCGCTTCGACAAAAGCCTTCACAAGCACAATGGCGGTTTTAAACTGCTTTGCAATTGCGATGGCGCGTGTGCGTGGCGTGATGGATGCGGCGACAGAAAAAGATCTTGTTAAAACTCTTCTTGCTTTGCCGTCGCAGATGGAAGGCGTGTTGGCTTATGACAAATATTTCGAAGAAGCGTCGTCAAAGCTTAAACTTTTCCGCGGCTTCCTTTACATGGGACGTGGAACAAGCTTCCCAATCGCGATGGAAGGGGCATTGAAGCTCAAAGAACTCGCTTATATGCATGCGGAAGGCTATGCGGCGGGCGAAATGAAGCACGGGCCTTTGGCGTTGATTGACGAGCGTATGGCAATCGTCATGGTTGCTCCGACAGATCACCTGTATGAAAAGACAATCAGCAATTTGGAAGAAGCGCGCGCGCGCGGTGGGAAAGTGATTTCTATCGGCACAGGCGATAATGAAAAATTGCGTGCGATCAGTGAATATTATCTTTCGATCCCGAAAGCGCACTGGACTGCGAACGCGATTCTTTCTGTCATCCCATTGCAGTTGATGTCTTACCATCTTGCATGCAATCTAGGTTACGACGTGGATCAACCACGCAATCTCGCAAAATCAGTCACAGTAGAATAA
- the glmU gene encoding bifunctional UDP-N-acetylglucosamine diphosphorylase/glucosamine-1-phosphate N-acetyltransferase GlmU, translating into MSANGSEKLTVIALAAGKGTRMKSPLPKVLHPVAGRPMIEKVIQASKQAGAAEVRVIVGHGQNLVRQVVEPMGVACYVQDEQLGTAHAVRCAKPETIEGDVVIMNGDHPLIEAADVKEFVRIFRDEKCDLAVVTAVVKKPGEFGRIVRHKGDLMAIVEAKDASADTLKINEINTGIYIVKASILSEYLPKIQNNNSKKEFYITDLISLCIQDKCRVQAIKSTPKVAVGVNNQLELANATRLIFKRKALRLMEEGVLMIDPRSTYVEESVEIGAGTVIYPNVFIRGRSKIGSFTVIESNSFISDSEIGDSVQVRGGTYLENSKLHNKVSVGPYARLRPETEIFEEAHVGNFVEMKKVKFGKKSKAGHLTYLGDAEVGEEVNVGCGTITCNYAADRKKYKTKIGNRVFVGSDTQFIAPIEVGDDAIIGSGSTITKNVPAKALAVARGKQFVKENYTPKAPEADDKE; encoded by the coding sequence ATGTCAGCAAATGGATCTGAGAAATTGACGGTGATCGCGCTCGCAGCTGGGAAGGGCACTCGTATGAAGTCCCCGCTCCCGAAAGTCCTGCATCCTGTGGCCGGCCGCCCTATGATCGAAAAAGTCATTCAAGCTTCTAAACAAGCGGGCGCTGCCGAAGTGCGCGTCATCGTGGGCCATGGACAAAACTTGGTCCGCCAAGTCGTCGAGCCTATGGGAGTCGCTTGTTACGTTCAAGACGAGCAGTTGGGAACAGCGCACGCCGTTCGTTGCGCGAAACCTGAAACAATCGAAGGCGACGTTGTTATCATGAACGGCGATCATCCCTTGATTGAAGCTGCCGACGTTAAAGAGTTCGTGCGTATTTTCCGCGATGAAAAATGCGATTTGGCGGTGGTGACTGCTGTTGTAAAGAAACCAGGCGAGTTCGGCCGTATTGTTCGTCACAAAGGTGATTTGATGGCAATCGTAGAGGCAAAAGACGCTTCTGCCGATACATTAAAAATCAACGAGATCAATACCGGCATCTACATCGTGAAAGCTTCTATTCTGTCCGAGTATTTGCCAAAGATTCAAAACAACAATTCAAAAAAAGAATTCTACATCACGGATTTAATTTCATTGTGCATTCAGGATAAGTGCCGCGTTCAAGCGATTAAGTCGACGCCGAAAGTCGCTGTCGGCGTAAACAATCAGCTGGAGTTGGCTAACGCCACTCGCTTGATCTTTAAACGCAAAGCTCTTCGTTTGATGGAAGAGGGCGTTTTGATGATCGACCCGCGCTCGACTTATGTGGAAGAATCCGTGGAAATCGGCGCTGGGACTGTGATTTACCCGAATGTCTTTATTCGCGGCCGCTCCAAAATCGGTTCGTTCACTGTGATTGAATCGAATTCTTTTATTTCAGATTCCGAGATTGGTGACAGCGTGCAAGTGCGCGGCGGCACGTATCTAGAGAACTCAAAACTTCATAATAAAGTTTCTGTCGGTCCTTATGCGCGTCTTCGTCCTGAAACGGAAATCTTCGAAGAAGCGCACGTGGGCAATTTCGTCGAAATGAAAAAAGTGAAGTTCGGGAAAAAATCCAAAGCCGGTCACTTAACATATCTTGGCGATGCCGAGGTGGGTGAAGAAGTGAACGTAGGTTGCGGAACTATAACTTGCAACTACGCTGCGGACAGAAAGAAATATAAAACGAAGATTGGGAATCGTGTGTTCGTTGGCAGTGACACGCAATTCATCGCCCCTATTGAAGTGGGTGACGATGCCATCATCGGTTCGGGATCGACGATCACGAAAAATGTCCCCGCAAAAGCTTTGGCTGTGGCGCGTGGGAAACAATTTGTAAAAGAAAATTATACTCCTAAAGCTCCGGAAGCGGATGACAAGGAATAG
- a CDS encoding M14 family murein peptide amidase A yields MQGKIFHQTSWAKTSRGTPIELYKKSHSLRDFSERPILFIGGVHGDEPEGVRLAQELIRWLLEQEALKSEKIRPWLLIPCINPDGYSQNQRTNANGVDLNRNFPCRDWSPEAKAPRYYPGPSPGSESEVQALVKLIEDEKPQLIVHFHSWEPCVVYTGQPGKEAAEILASGTTYEAREDIGYPTPGSLGQYGWIEHQIPVICIEEQEHISLDLVWPHFKPGLEKLLTGKS; encoded by the coding sequence ATGCAAGGAAAAATTTTTCACCAAACTTCTTGGGCAAAAACATCTCGTGGAACTCCTATCGAGCTGTATAAAAAATCACACAGTTTGCGTGACTTTTCCGAACGTCCCATTCTCTTTATCGGCGGGGTTCACGGTGACGAGCCCGAGGGCGTGCGACTCGCACAAGAGTTGATTCGCTGGCTCCTCGAGCAAGAAGCACTCAAAAGTGAGAAAATTCGCCCTTGGCTTCTCATTCCTTGTATTAATCCTGACGGATACTCTCAGAATCAAAGAACGAACGCCAATGGCGTGGACCTGAACCGCAATTTTCCCTGCCGCGATTGGAGCCCTGAAGCGAAAGCACCTCGATATTACCCTGGCCCTTCGCCCGGAAGCGAGAGCGAAGTACAGGCTTTGGTAAAACTCATTGAGGACGAAAAGCCACAGCTCATAGTACACTTTCATTCGTGGGAGCCTTGCGTTGTCTATACGGGACAACCGGGCAAAGAAGCTGCGGAAATTCTTGCGAGCGGAACGACCTACGAAGCACGCGAGGACATCGGCTACCCGACTCCGGGAAGCCTGGGGCAGTACGGCTGGATCGAACATCAGATTCCCGTTATCTGTATCGAAGAGCAGGAACACATCAGCTTGGATCTGGTGTGGCCTCACTTCAAACCGGGCCTGGAGAAATTGCTGA